From a single Flavobacterium sp. genomic region:
- a CDS encoding DUF4290 domain-containing protein, translating into MQEEVSYLEYNSERSHLIIPEYGRHLQKLIDQATEIEDREERNKAAKYIISVMGSLNPHLRDVLDFQHKLWDQLFIMSDFKLDVDSPYPIPSKDILTQKPDRLKYPQNFPKYRFYGNNIKYMIDVANSWEESDLKNALVLVIANHMKKSYLSWNKDTVTDEVIFEHLLELSGGKLNLSKSNEELSNTHDLMKVNKKVSNKTQFGPSKVGIIKKNNNNKGHLNKNNQNKNTFKK; encoded by the coding sequence ATGCAAGAAGAAGTAAGTTATTTAGAATACAATTCAGAACGTTCGCATTTGATTATTCCTGAATATGGAAGACATTTACAGAAATTGATTGACCAAGCTACTGAAATTGAAGATCGTGAAGAACGAAATAAGGCAGCTAAATATATCATTTCGGTGATGGGATCTTTGAATCCGCATTTAAGAGATGTTTTGGATTTTCAACATAAATTATGGGATCAATTGTTTATTATGTCTGACTTTAAATTAGATGTAGATTCGCCTTATCCAATTCCATCAAAAGATATATTGACTCAAAAACCTGATCGTTTAAAATATCCTCAGAATTTCCCTAAATACCGTTTTTACGGAAACAACATCAAATACATGATTGATGTAGCAAATAGTTGGGAAGAAAGCGATTTAAAGAATGCTTTAGTGTTAGTGATTGCTAATCACATGAAAAAAAGTTATTTGAGTTGGAATAAAGATACGGTTACCGATGAGGTAATTTTTGAACATTTATTAGAACTTTCAGGTGGAAAATTAAATCTTTCGAAATCAAACGAAGAACTTTCGAATACACATGATTTAATGAAAGTGAACAAGAAAGTTTCGAATAAAACGCAATTTGGTCCTAGTAAAGTTGGAATCATTAAGAAAAACAACAATAACAAAGGACATTTGAACAAAAACAATCAAAATAAAAATACATTTAAAAAATAG
- a CDS encoding HU family DNA-binding protein has protein sequence MNKSELIDAMAASAGITKAAAKLALESFLSNVEGTLNKGGRVSLVGFGSWSVSKRAARDGRNPQTGKTIKIAAKNVVKFKAGAELEGAVNK, from the coding sequence ATGAACAAATCAGAATTAATCGATGCAATGGCAGCTTCTGCTGGAATTACAAAAGCAGCTGCAAAATTAGCTTTAGAATCATTTTTAAGCAATGTTGAAGGAACTTTAAACAAAGGTGGAAGAGTATCTTTAGTAGGTTTCGGATCTTGGTCAGTATCTAAAAGAGCTGCAAGAGATGGTAGAAATCCACAAACTGGAAAAACTATCAAAATTGCTGCTAAAAATGTAGTAAAATTCAAAGCTGGTGCTGAATTAGAAGGAGCAGTAAACAAATAA
- a CDS encoding ATP-binding protein: MNKEIVVLIGGPSSGKTTLIEALKEKGHTCYPEVSREVIREAQEQGIEQLFLEKPLLFSELLLEGRKKQFQEALNEEANIVFLDRGIPDVLAYMHYIGDSYPSFFDKACHDYKYTSIFVLPPWKEIYISDAERYENYEQAVLIHEHLMETYKNYGYSITEVPKDTVENRVDFIMKHLAQ, translated from the coding sequence ATGAATAAAGAAATTGTGGTTTTAATTGGTGGACCAAGCTCTGGAAAAACCACGTTAATAGAAGCTTTAAAAGAAAAAGGACACACTTGTTATCCTGAGGTTTCCCGTGAAGTAATTCGCGAGGCGCAAGAACAAGGTATTGAACAATTGTTTCTAGAAAAACCTCTTTTATTCAGTGAATTACTCCTTGAAGGCAGAAAAAAACAATTTCAAGAAGCTTTGAATGAAGAAGCAAACATCGTTTTTTTAGATCGTGGTATTCCAGATGTTTTAGCATACATGCATTACATTGGCGATTCATACCCTTCTTTTTTTGATAAAGCTTGTCATGACTACAAATATACTTCTATTTTTGTTTTACCACCTTGGAAAGAAATCTATATTAGTGATGCTGAACGCTATGAAAACTATGAACAAGCCGTTTTAATCCACGAACACTTGATGGAAACCTACAAAAACTATGGTTATTCGATTACAGAAGTTCCTAAAGATACGGTTGAAAATCGCGTAGATTTTATTATGAAACATCTTGCTCAATAA
- a CDS encoding addiction module component CHP02574 family protein → MKTQIIQDHNGHPTGVFIPIEDWEIIKNEYPNIEATEKELEQWEKDIIDQRLMAIEKNPELLQPIDKLFQELKR, encoded by the coding sequence ATGAAAACACAAATCATACAAGACCACAACGGACATCCGACAGGAGTTTTCATTCCAATTGAAGATTGGGAAATTATTAAAAATGAATATCCAAATATTGAAGCAACTGAAAAAGAATTAGAACAATGGGAAAAGGATATTATAGACCAAAGACTAATGGCTATTGAAAAAAATCCCGAACTTTTACAGCCTATTGACAAGCTTTTTCAAGAACTTAAACGATAA
- a CDS encoding ATP-dependent DNA helicase RecQ, which yields MSEALQILQKYWKHDSFREPQEEIIQSVLSGNDTFALLPTGGGKSVCFQIPAMMLNGICLVISPLIALMKDQVQNLQSKNIKAIALTGGVSQDEVIDILDNCQFGNYKFLYLSPERLQHDWIVERLKQIPINLIAIDEAHCVSQWGHDFRPAYLKISTLKEHFPSTPFLALTATANKRVQEDICSHLALVNPKVFTKSFTRENLAYHVIKTEDKLFKVQQILTKNPQSSIIYVRNRKSCIETSQQLSQLGFTCTYYHGGLPSKEKEKNMQSWLENKAQVMVATNAFGMGIDKPDVKTVLHIQLPENIENYYQEAGRAGRNGEKAFGIIVTNTSDIDYTKRQFIDVLPNKKFVRDVYVKLNNYFRIAYGEGFNENFAFNLNQFCSHYNFPILKTFNSIQFLDRQGILTFQSESTEKISLQFIIPSKEVIRYISLHPHDEPIITNILRTYSGIFDVETTINPHLIAKKSNCTETRVEEVIDQLTASNCIVLHAKNNDCSITFNEVREDDLTINRVAKFLEHQNNLKETQFQSVVHYITNEDSCKNKLLLAYFDEITKKECGICSYCVSQKKANPIENTQSIIKLLQRKALSSREIENQLHISAEATIFALQLLLENHTVKINSNNQYYLI from the coding sequence ATGTCTGAAGCCCTACAAATTCTTCAAAAATATTGGAAACACGATAGTTTTAGAGAACCTCAAGAAGAAATTATTCAATCGGTTTTAAGTGGAAATGATACGTTTGCGCTTTTGCCTACTGGTGGAGGAAAATCGGTGTGTTTTCAAATTCCAGCAATGATGTTGAATGGTATTTGCTTGGTGATTTCGCCTTTGATTGCTTTGATGAAAGACCAAGTTCAGAATTTACAAAGCAAAAACATCAAAGCGATTGCCTTAACTGGTGGCGTTTCTCAAGATGAAGTAATTGATATTTTAGATAATTGTCAATTTGGAAATTACAAATTTCTCTATCTTTCTCCCGAACGTTTACAGCACGATTGGATTGTAGAACGCTTAAAACAAATACCTATAAACCTTATCGCCATTGATGAAGCGCATTGTGTGAGCCAATGGGGACATGATTTTAGACCCGCATATTTAAAAATATCAACTTTAAAAGAGCACTTCCCTTCTACTCCATTTTTAGCATTGACCGCTACGGCAAACAAAAGAGTTCAAGAAGATATTTGCTCCCATTTAGCATTAGTCAATCCAAAAGTATTTACCAAATCGTTTACAAGAGAAAATTTAGCGTACCATGTAATTAAAACAGAAGATAAACTTTTTAAAGTCCAACAAATTTTAACTAAAAATCCGCAATCTTCTATTATTTATGTTCGTAATCGTAAATCGTGTATCGAAACTTCACAACAGCTAAGTCAATTGGGCTTTACTTGCACCTATTATCATGGGGGATTACCTTCCAAAGAGAAAGAAAAAAACATGCAATCATGGCTAGAAAATAAAGCACAAGTTATGGTGGCTACGAATGCCTTTGGCATGGGAATCGACAAACCCGATGTAAAAACGGTGCTTCACATTCAACTTCCAGAAAATATTGAAAATTACTATCAAGAAGCAGGAAGAGCCGGTAGAAATGGTGAAAAGGCCTTTGGAATTATTGTTACAAATACTAGCGATATTGATTATACAAAAAGACAATTTATTGATGTCTTACCCAATAAAAAATTTGTGCGTGATGTTTATGTAAAACTTAACAATTATTTCAGAATTGCTTATGGAGAAGGGTTTAACGAAAATTTCGCTTTTAATTTGAATCAATTTTGCAGTCATTATAATTTTCCAATTCTAAAAACGTTTAATAGCATCCAATTTTTAGATCGTCAAGGCATTTTAACCTTTCAAAGCGAATCTACTGAGAAAATCAGTCTTCAATTTATTATTCCTAGTAAAGAAGTCATTCGATACATTAGTTTGCATCCACATGATGAACCAATAATTACTAACATCCTAAGAACGTATTCTGGCATTTTTGATGTAGAAACTACTATCAATCCTCATTTAATTGCTAAAAAATCAAATTGCACAGAAACACGTGTAGAGGAAGTTATTGATCAGTTAACTGCGAGCAACTGTATTGTTTTACATGCTAAAAACAACGATTGTAGTATTACATTCAATGAAGTACGAGAAGATGATTTAACGATTAATAGAGTAGCAAAATTTTTAGAACATCAAAATAATTTAAAAGAAACACAATTCCAAAGTGTAGTACACTACATTACAAACGAAGATTCCTGTAAAAACAAGTTACTACTTGCCTATTTTGATGAAATTACAAAAAAAGAATGCGGCATTTGCTCCTATTGTGTTTCTCAAAAAAAAGCCAACCCAATAGAAAACACACAATCTATCATTAAATTATTGCAGAGAAAAGCACTTTCCTCTAGAGAAATTGAAAACCAACTTCACATTTCTGCAGAAGCGACTATCTTTGCTTTGCAATTATTATTGGAAAATCATACTGTCAAAATAAATTCAAACAATCAATATTACCTTATATAA
- a CDS encoding sulfite exporter TauE/SafE family protein, translating to METYIVIFLCIASFIAGFIDAIVGGGGLIQTPAALILLPNISVASIIGTLKIPGFSGTSMAAYQYLKSAKVNWKLFFVMAIVSFGFAYLGSSLLNVMQNDFMKPLLFVILILLLLYTYFKKDFGQFQIDKLTTRQTYIYGSVICVFLGFYDGFIGPGTGSLLIMAFIAILGFDFLQANIYAKLVNLATNFGSITLFVLKGKIIWTIAIPMAICNVAGSWLGARLAISKGNGFIRIFFLIVVGLALLRFGYDVFLK from the coding sequence ATGGAAACTTACATCGTCATTTTTCTTTGCATTGCATCCTTCATAGCTGGTTTTATTGATGCTATTGTGGGTGGTGGTGGCTTAATACAAACCCCTGCAGCCTTAATTTTATTACCCAATATATCCGTAGCTTCAATTATTGGAACGCTTAAAATTCCAGGTTTTAGTGGTACAAGTATGGCAGCTTATCAGTATTTAAAATCAGCAAAGGTCAATTGGAAGTTGTTTTTTGTCATGGCAATTGTTTCTTTCGGTTTTGCTTATTTAGGCTCGAGTTTACTTAACGTAATGCAAAACGATTTCATGAAACCTTTACTTTTTGTGATTTTGATTTTGTTATTACTTTATACTTATTTCAAAAAAGATTTTGGTCAATTTCAAATTGATAAATTAACCACTAGGCAAACCTATATTTACGGGAGTGTAATTTGTGTTTTTTTAGGTTTTTATGATGGTTTTATTGGTCCTGGAACAGGAAGTTTATTAATTATGGCGTTTATAGCCATACTAGGGTTCGATTTTTTGCAAGCCAATATCTACGCAAAACTAGTTAACTTGGCTACTAACTTTGGCTCCATTACCTTGTTTGTTTTGAAAGGAAAAATCATTTGGACGATTGCTATTCCTATGGCAATTTGTAATGTTGCCGGATCTTGGTTAGGCGCAAGATTAGCCATTTCTAAAGGCAACGGATTTATTCGAATCTTCTTTTTAATTGTGGTGGGATTAGCGTTGTTACGTTTTGGATATGATGTTTTTTTGAAATAA
- a CDS encoding DUF5686 and carboxypeptidase regulatory-like domain-containing protein — protein MKQQITLLLLVFTTISFAQIKGTVKDKEGNPLPFVNIYIENTYIGTTSNELGKYELNTTEKNNVHLIFQYLGFKTQKQILNISQFPYEFDVVLVEEDFQLKEVVVMNGENPANEIIRNAIKAKKKNAAKTDKFEADFYSRGIFKAKDIPKKFMGVEIGDLEGNLDSTRSGIIYQSETVSKIKFEKPNNLKEEIIASKIAGDDNGFSYNTALNTNYDFYGNYVDFGINMVSPIADNAFTYYKYKLESTFYDDKNQLINKILVTPKRDKEPVFEGYIYIVEDSWAIYGIDLDIKGYRMQQPILESMKITQNFSYNTENKIWAKNIQTLDFSAGIFGMKFAGKFTHVFTNYTFKEAFDKKTFGKEVVTFAENANKKEETYWNEYRPVPLTTEESTNYIKKDSIQTIRKSQVYLDSIDAKGNKFRLLKIITGYNYKNSFNNWNFNYQGLTNLGSLSYNTVQGYNLDSGFSYRKWNEETGKFTSISSTFNYGFSEDRLRVKGNFYHRFNNQNNAYISLNGGSAISQFNPSEPISNLVNSVATLFFKNNYMKLYNKEFAEINYGREVVNGIFASGKLMYENRRALFNTTDYTIIKSDDLYFSNDPLQPTNETSIPFVKHHIMKASLGTRIRFGQKYISRPDGKINIQNDDYPIVSFYYEKAFGASNSNYHYDLISGTVDYNKTIGNKGDFGLRFKAGKFFNADNISFVDYKHFNGNQTHVTLLNNSLNSFNLLPYYSHSTNDAYLETHIEHNFKGYIMNKIPLLNKLQWNLIGGFHQLNIPNMKPYQEFTVGFDNIGWGKFRFLRVDYVRSYQNGFQGDGVMFGLKF, from the coding sequence ATGAAACAACAAATTACTTTACTCCTACTGGTTTTTACCACCATTTCCTTTGCACAAATAAAAGGAACCGTTAAAGATAAAGAAGGAAATCCATTACCCTTTGTAAATATTTATATTGAGAATACTTATATAGGTACTACTTCTAACGAATTAGGGAAATATGAATTAAATACAACTGAAAAAAACAATGTGCATTTGATTTTTCAGTATTTAGGATTTAAAACACAAAAACAAATTCTTAACATTTCTCAATTTCCGTATGAATTTGATGTGGTTTTAGTGGAAGAAGATTTTCAGTTGAAAGAAGTTGTGGTTATGAACGGAGAAAATCCAGCCAATGAAATAATCCGAAATGCTATAAAAGCAAAAAAGAAAAACGCTGCCAAAACGGATAAATTTGAAGCTGATTTTTACTCAAGAGGTATTTTTAAAGCTAAGGATATTCCTAAAAAATTTATGGGCGTTGAAATTGGTGATTTAGAAGGCAACTTAGATTCGACCCGTAGTGGTATCATTTACCAATCGGAAACCGTTTCTAAGATAAAATTTGAAAAACCTAATAATTTAAAGGAAGAAATTATTGCTTCCAAAATTGCTGGTGATGATAATGGTTTTAGTTACAATACCGCCTTAAACACCAATTACGATTTCTATGGAAATTATGTTGATTTTGGGATTAACATGGTCTCGCCTATTGCAGATAATGCTTTTACTTATTACAAATATAAATTAGAGAGCACTTTTTACGACGATAAAAACCAATTAATCAATAAAATTTTGGTGACTCCAAAACGAGATAAAGAACCCGTTTTTGAAGGATATATTTACATTGTAGAAGATTCATGGGCTATTTACGGAATTGATTTAGACATTAAAGGTTACAGAATGCAACAACCTATTTTGGAGTCAATGAAAATAACCCAAAACTTTAGTTACAACACTGAAAATAAAATTTGGGCAAAAAACATTCAAACGTTAGATTTTAGTGCCGGTATTTTTGGTATGAAATTCGCAGGAAAGTTTACCCACGTATTTACTAATTATACCTTTAAAGAAGCTTTCGATAAAAAAACCTTTGGAAAAGAAGTGGTAACCTTTGCCGAAAATGCTAATAAAAAAGAAGAAACCTATTGGAATGAATATCGACCAGTTCCATTAACCACAGAAGAATCTACTAATTACATTAAGAAAGACAGTATTCAAACGATTAGAAAATCACAAGTATATTTGGATTCTATTGATGCTAAAGGAAATAAATTCAGATTACTTAAAATTATTACAGGATATAATTATAAAAATTCGTTTAACAATTGGAATTTTAACTATCAAGGACTCACCAATTTGGGTTCTCTAAGTTATAATACGGTTCAAGGATACAATTTAGACAGTGGGTTTTCCTATAGAAAATGGAATGAAGAAACAGGAAAATTCACCTCGATTTCATCTACCTTTAATTATGGTTTTTCTGAAGATAGACTTCGTGTGAAAGGAAATTTCTACCATAGATTCAACAACCAAAACAATGCATATATTAGTTTAAATGGTGGAAGTGCAATTAGTCAGTTCAATCCGAGTGAGCCAATTAGTAATTTAGTGAATTCGGTAGCAACTTTATTCTTTAAAAACAATTATATGAAATTGTACAATAAAGAATTTGCAGAAATTAACTATGGAAGAGAGGTAGTAAACGGTATTTTCGCTTCCGGAAAACTGATGTACGAAAACCGAAGAGCCTTATTCAATACAACTGATTATACCATTATTAAAAGTGATGATTTGTATTTTTCTAACGACCCTTTGCAACCTACAAATGAGACTTCAATTCCTTTTGTAAAGCATCATATAATGAAGGCAAGTTTAGGAACACGAATTCGTTTTGGACAAAAATATATTTCGCGTCCTGACGGAAAGATAAACATTCAAAATGATGATTATCCAATTGTAAGCTTCTATTACGAAAAAGCATTTGGTGCCTCTAACAGCAATTACCATTATGATTTAATTAGCGGAACCGTTGATTACAACAAAACCATCGGTAATAAAGGTGATTTTGGCTTACGCTTTAAAGCGGGTAAATTCTTTAATGCTGATAACATCTCATTTGTCGATTATAAACATTTCAACGGAAATCAAACCCATGTGACCTTATTGAATAATTCTTTAAACTCATTTAATTTGCTTCCATATTATAGTCATTCTACAAATGATGCATATTTGGAAACGCATATAGAACACAATTTCAAAGGCTACATTATGAATAAAATTCCATTATTAAATAAATTACAATGGAATTTAATTGGCGGTTTTCATCAGTTGAACATTCCTAACATGAAACCATATCAAGAGTTTACCGTAGGATTTGACAACATTGGTTGGGGTAAATTCAGATTCTTACGTGTAGATTATGTAAGAAGCTATCAAAATGGTTTTCAAGGAGATGGGGTGATGTTTGGGTTGAAGTTTTAA
- the murA gene encoding UDP-N-acetylglucosamine 1-carboxyvinyltransferase, which translates to MGTFKIEGGIALKGDITPQGAKNEALQVLCPVLLTSEKVRVTNIPDIIDVNKLITLLGNLGVKIQKNGPGDYTFQADEVNVNYLKTEAFKKEGGSLRGSIMIVGPLLARFGCGYIPKPGGDKIGRRRLDTHFEGFINLGAKFRYEREDHFYGVEIDGRLQGAYMLLDEASVTGTANIVMAAVLAEGTTTIYNAACEPYLQQLCKMLNSMGAKISGVGSNLLTIEGVESLGGCEHRILPDMVEIGSWIGLAAMTRSEITIKNVSWENLGQIPNVFRKLGITLERKGDDIYIPAHKEGYEIKTDIDGSILTVSDAPWPGFTPDLLSIVLVVCTQAKGDVLIHQKMFESRLFFVDKLIDMGAKIMLCDPHRAVVMGHNFQSQLKATTMSSPDIRAGISLLIAALTAKGTSTIQNIEQIDRGYERIDERLRALGANIVRV; encoded by the coding sequence ATGGGAACATTTAAAATAGAAGGAGGAATAGCATTAAAAGGAGATATAACACCTCAAGGAGCAAAAAATGAAGCATTACAAGTGTTATGTCCTGTTTTGTTAACTTCTGAAAAAGTTAGAGTAACTAATATTCCAGATATTATAGATGTTAACAAATTAATTACACTTTTGGGTAATTTAGGAGTTAAAATTCAAAAAAATGGGCCTGGTGATTACACCTTTCAAGCTGATGAGGTAAATGTAAATTACTTAAAAACCGAAGCTTTTAAAAAAGAAGGTGGAAGTTTAAGAGGTTCCATTATGATTGTAGGACCTTTATTAGCGCGTTTTGGTTGTGGATATATTCCAAAACCAGGAGGCGATAAAATTGGTCGTCGTCGTTTAGATACGCACTTTGAAGGTTTTATTAACTTAGGTGCTAAATTTAGATATGAAAGAGAAGACCATTTCTACGGAGTGGAAATCGATGGAAGATTGCAAGGAGCTTACATGTTGTTAGACGAAGCTTCTGTAACAGGAACGGCTAATATTGTAATGGCAGCTGTTTTAGCAGAAGGAACAACAACTATTTATAACGCAGCCTGTGAGCCTTACTTACAGCAATTATGTAAAATGTTGAATTCTATGGGAGCTAAAATCTCAGGTGTAGGATCTAACTTATTAACGATTGAAGGAGTTGAAAGTTTAGGTGGTTGCGAACACCGAATTTTACCTGATATGGTAGAAATCGGTTCTTGGATTGGTCTTGCGGCTATGACACGAAGTGAGATTACGATTAAAAATGTAAGTTGGGAGAACTTAGGTCAAATTCCAAATGTATTCAGAAAATTAGGAATTACCTTAGAAAGAAAAGGCGATGATATTTACATTCCAGCTCATAAAGAGGGTTACGAAATTAAAACCGATATCGACGGTTCTATATTAACAGTTTCAGATGCACCATGGCCAGGATTTACACCGGACTTGTTAAGTATTGTTTTGGTGGTTTGTACACAAGCAAAAGGCGATGTGTTAATTCACCAAAAAATGTTTGAAAGCCGTTTGTTCTTCGTAGATAAATTAATCGACATGGGAGCGAAAATTATGTTATGCGACCCACACAGAGCGGTGGTTATGGGACATAATTTCCAATCCCAATTGAAAGCAACAACAATGAGTTCGCCAGATATTAGAGCTGGAATATCTTTATTAATTGCTGCTTTAACAGCAAAAGGAACTTCAACCATACAAAATATCGAACAAATTGATAGAGGTTACGAACGCATCGACGAACGATTAAGAGCGTTAGGAGCTAATATTGTGAGAGTATAA
- a CDS encoding YqgE/AlgH family protein, translated as MISTLPKKGHLLIAEPSILGDVSFNRSVVLLAEHNNEGSIGFILNKPLNYTINDLLPEIEASFKIYNGGPVEQDNLYFIHNIPEIIPNSVEISNGIYWGGDFETTKQLINEDKISKKNIRFFLGYSGWSFNQLEMELQENSWIVTENNSKNKLLSKASSLFWKEKIIEQGGEYVLFSNAPENPILN; from the coding sequence ATGATTTCAACTCTTCCAAAAAAAGGACATTTGCTTATAGCAGAACCTTCTATTTTAGGCGATGTTTCGTTTAATCGCTCTGTGGTTTTATTAGCAGAACACAATAATGAAGGCTCAATTGGTTTTATCTTAAATAAGCCCCTGAATTACACCATTAATGATTTACTACCAGAAATTGAAGCATCGTTTAAAATATACAATGGAGGACCAGTAGAACAAGACAACCTGTATTTTATTCATAATATTCCGGAAATTATCCCTAACAGTGTTGAAATTTCTAACGGAATTTACTGGGGTGGTGATTTTGAAACTACCAAACAACTTATAAACGAAGATAAAATATCAAAAAAAAATATTCGTTTTTTCCTTGGATATAGCGGCTGGAGCTTTAACCAACTTGAAATGGAGTTGCAAGAAAATTCATGGATAGTTACTGAAAACAATTCAAAAAACAAATTACTATCTAAAGCAAGTTCTTTATTTTGGAAAGAAAAAATTATTGAACAAGGGGGGGAATATGTTTTATTTTCAAACGCTCCTGAAAATCCTATTCTTAACTAA
- a CDS encoding DUF493 family protein — MDKKTEDFYARLKEELTNSTLWPSEYLYKFIMPSDAHSIAKVEGAFNDMGAVITTQQSKTGKFTSVSISVTMPNPQKVIDKYIEVSDIEGIISL; from the coding sequence ATGGATAAGAAAACAGAAGATTTTTACGCAAGATTAAAAGAAGAGTTAACCAATTCAACGCTTTGGCCTTCAGAGTATTTGTATAAATTTATCATGCCTTCCGATGCGCATAGTATTGCTAAGGTTGAAGGTGCTTTTAATGATATGGGAGCTGTAATTACTACACAACAATCTAAAACGGGTAAATTCACTAGTGTTTCTATTAGTGTAACTATGCCAAACCCACAAAAAGTTATTGATAAATACATTGAAGTTTCAGATATAGAAGGCATCATTTCATTATAA
- the fmt gene encoding methionyl-tRNA formyltransferase, translating to MEKLKIVFMGTPDFAVGILDTIYQKNYEIVGVITAPDKPAGRGQKVSTSAVKEYALEKNLRLLQPTNLKSEDFLAELKSLEANLQVVVAFRMLPEVVWKMPKLGTFNLHASLLPEYRGAAPINWAIINGETKTGVTSFFIDDKIDTGAMILSKATEIGANETAGELHDRLMHLGSETVLETLQLIEAGKATTTLQENNPDVKTAYKLNKENCKIDWSQSGQTIFNLIRGLSPYPAAWTFIKDGENEWNVKIYLASFEEKTHSDTIGKITTTKKEIFISTKDGILKIASLQFPGKKRMLAHELLNGISFSENAIAL from the coding sequence ATGGAAAAACTTAAAATTGTATTCATGGGAACCCCTGACTTTGCTGTTGGGATTTTGGATACCATTTATCAAAAAAACTATGAAATTGTTGGTGTTATCACCGCTCCTGACAAACCTGCCGGTAGAGGACAAAAAGTAAGTACTAGTGCGGTTAAAGAATATGCATTAGAAAAAAACTTACGTTTATTACAACCAACCAATTTAAAATCAGAAGATTTTTTAGCAGAATTAAAAAGTTTAGAGGCCAATTTACAAGTGGTGGTTGCTTTTAGAATGTTACCTGAAGTTGTTTGGAAAATGCCAAAATTAGGCACTTTTAACTTACATGCTTCTTTATTACCTGAATATCGTGGAGCTGCTCCAATCAATTGGGCAATTATTAATGGCGAAACCAAAACCGGAGTTACTTCTTTCTTTATAGATGATAAAATTGACACCGGCGCCATGATATTAAGCAAAGCAACGGAAATAGGCGCTAATGAAACCGCTGGTGAACTCCATGACCGTTTGATGCATTTAGGAAGTGAGACCGTTTTAGAAACACTTCAATTAATTGAAGCGGGAAAAGCTACAACAACTTTACAAGAAAACAATCCTGATGTTAAAACGGCTTATAAATTAAATAAGGAAAATTGCAAAATCGATTGGTCACAATCTGGACAAACGATTTTTAATTTGATAAGAGGTTTATCGCCTTATCCAGCTGCTTGGACATTTATTAAAGATGGAGAAAACGAATGGAATGTAAAAATTTATTTGGCAAGTTTTGAAGAAAAAACACATTCGGATACAATTGGAAAGATTACAACCACTAAAAAAGAAATTTTTATTAGCACGAAAGACGGGATTTTAAAAATAGCTAGTTTGCAATTTCCAGGTAAGAAAAGAATGTTGGCGCATGAATTATTAAATGGAATTTCATTTTCTGAAAATGCAATAGCACTTTAA